The genomic region CCAAGGTCTTCGAGGATGCGGGCGCCCTCGACGGGGTCTGGCATACACATGTTGTCGCCCATGACCTTCACGCCGAGGTCGCGGCCGGCCTTGACGACGAGCTCGATCGTTTCCGCGTGTGCGACGCCCATGACGACGACGTGGGTGGCGCCGGCCTTCGCCATCAACTCGGCTTCGAGCCATCCGCCATCCATCGTCTTAAGATCCGCCACGATGGGAACGGCCGGGTACCGCTCCCGCAGGGCACGCACCCCGTTCATGCCTTCGGCAATGATGAGGGGGGTGCCCGCCTCGAGCCAATCCACGCCGGCGCGGAGGGCGATTTCGGCCGTGTCCAGGGCTTCCTGGATCGTGGTGAGGTCAAGCGAGATCTGGACGATGGGTTTCATGTCGAACCTGTGTCGAACTGTGACGGAAACATGGAAAAAGAAGGATGGTAAGAAAACACATTCGTAACTTTCAACTCTTTATCGCTTCCCTATGTTAATCGGACATGCGGTCGTTCTGGCCGCGTGCACGGCCAACGCCGCTCTGTGTTTGAAATTTGAGCGGTGTTTGAAATTTGAGCGGTGTTTGAGATTTAAGCGGTGTTTGATATTTGGACGGTAATTGATATTTGGACGGTGTTTGATATTCGGGCGGTGTTCGATTCGCTGAAGGCGATGTATCGGTAGGTGCCTGTCTCCGCCTCACGGCAAGGTTTTTTTCCGGCCGTCGCGTGCTTTTCCAATTTCTGTGACGTCCGCCGGCGGTCTATCCGTCCAATGTTATTTCCAGGTTGAACTTTTCCACGGGCTCGTTGCTGTGTACTAGATGTAGCGCGCCAGGTATAGCCTTCCAGGTATAGCCCTTCCTGTTAAGCCCTTCCGCTACCTCAACGGTGTAGTGCATGCTGATTGACGATGCCTTTGACCTGGCCGTGGCGCCAGTGCCAGACGACGACCGGCTGTCCACGCTGCGGATTCAGCTGGCCGTGGTAAAAGCCGAGCGTGATGCGCTGGCCGAGCGGTGCGATTTTCTGTCGCAGATCGTCGATCGGAAGCTGAGTATGCGGGGAGGATTGTGGCGGGC from Rhodothermales bacterium harbors:
- a CDS encoding orotidine 5'-phosphate decarboxylase / HUMPS family protein, whose amino-acid sequence is MKPIVQISLDLTTIQEALDTAEIALRAGVDWLEAGTPLIIAEGMNGVRALRERYPAVPIVADLKTMDGGWLEAELMAKAGATHVVVMGVAHAETIELVVKAGRDLGVKVMGDNMCMPDPVEGARILEDLGCDYVIHHVGYDHRTLRRQRGLDTPSPLARLQEVVDAVRIPVQAVGGLTVEQAIRTPEYGAPLVVIGAPLAIDPHAFKAAAGDL